One region of Azoarcus sp. CIB genomic DNA includes:
- a CDS encoding efflux transporter outer membrane subunit: MTLLTHPLRSALAPLLAALVLGGCATAPAIDPAALPSAPAAFKEGDGRWTQALPVQAQTDGAWWKAFSDPVLDGLVERALERNNSIQIAAARLAQSRALLQATDSQRLPQVGVGADVTRQGGAITPAGGGAGNLLRAGANFSWELDLFGRLSQASKAASLDADGREALLRNARLVVQADVARSYLALRALDAERALVRETVGAYRDTLALTERRFEAGDIAELDVARVRTELAATESDALALDRRRAEVEHALAVLVGDAASDFGLDTGEWNSALPVIPAGVPSTVLTRRPDIDAARQSMLAAQARVGVAQAAWFPDIALTGSGGFASTELGDLFKWSARSWGIGALLSLPIFDGGRRDAGVRNANAELDAALAGYREQVLVAFKDVEDQLSALRLLAEQGEAQARAVTSASRATVLSDVRYRNGLVSQLELLDARRSELRNRREALQVRSAQYQATVGLVRALGGGWARDEGLALGGRAAAATTGG, encoded by the coding sequence ATGACATTGCTGACTCATCCCCTGCGCTCCGCGCTCGCTCCGCTCCTCGCCGCCCTCGTGCTGGGCGGTTGCGCGACGGCGCCCGCGATCGATCCCGCCGCGTTGCCGAGCGCGCCGGCGGCCTTCAAGGAAGGCGACGGGCGCTGGACGCAAGCCTTGCCGGTGCAGGCACAGACCGATGGCGCGTGGTGGAAGGCCTTCTCCGACCCCGTCCTCGACGGGTTGGTGGAGCGTGCACTGGAGCGCAACAACAGTATCCAGATCGCCGCGGCCCGCCTCGCGCAGTCCCGCGCGCTGCTGCAGGCCACCGACTCGCAACGCTTGCCCCAGGTCGGCGTCGGCGCGGACGTCACACGGCAGGGCGGGGCGATCACGCCGGCCGGCGGTGGCGCGGGCAACCTGCTGCGAGCCGGCGCGAACTTCTCGTGGGAGCTCGACCTCTTCGGGCGGCTCTCGCAGGCGAGCAAGGCTGCGTCGCTCGATGCCGACGGCCGTGAGGCTCTGCTGCGCAACGCACGTCTTGTCGTGCAGGCGGACGTCGCGCGCAGCTATCTCGCGCTGCGGGCGCTTGACGCCGAACGCGCGCTGGTGCGCGAGACCGTCGGCGCGTATCGCGACACGCTGGCACTCACCGAACGCCGTTTCGAGGCCGGCGATATCGCCGAACTGGACGTCGCGCGCGTGCGCACCGAACTTGCCGCGACGGAATCGGACGCGCTTGCGCTCGACCGCCGCCGCGCCGAAGTCGAGCACGCGCTCGCGGTGCTGGTCGGCGACGCCGCCTCCGACTTCGGGCTCGACACCGGAGAATGGAACTCCGCGCTACCCGTGATCCCGGCCGGCGTCCCGTCCACGGTGCTCACGCGTCGGCCCGACATCGACGCCGCGCGGCAATCGATGCTCGCCGCCCAGGCGCGCGTCGGGGTCGCGCAGGCGGCGTGGTTTCCGGACATTGCGCTGACCGGTTCCGGAGGCTTCGCCTCCACGGAGCTGGGTGACCTCTTCAAATGGTCGGCGCGCTCCTGGGGTATCGGCGCATTGCTTTCGCTGCCAATCTTCGACGGCGGGCGGCGCGATGCGGGCGTGCGCAACGCCAACGCGGAACTGGATGCCGCGCTGGCCGGTTACCGCGAACAGGTGCTCGTCGCCTTCAAGGACGTCGAAGACCAGTTGTCCGCGCTGCGGCTCCTCGCGGAACAGGGCGAGGCGCAGGCACGCGCGGTCACCTCGGCGAGCCGTGCGACCGTCCTGTCGGACGTGCGCTATCGCAACGGGCTCGTCAGCCAGCTCGAACTGCTCGACGCCCGCCGCAGCGAGCTGCGCAATCGGCGGGAGGCATTGCAGGTGCGCTCCGCACAGTACCAGGCGACCGTCGGGCTGGTGCGCGCCCTCGGTGGAGGGTGGGCGCGAGATGAGGGGCTGGCGCTCGGCGGTCGTGCCGCGGCCGCGACCACAGGCGGTTGA
- a CDS encoding efflux RND transporter permease subunit yields the protein MNLSRFFIDRPIFAGVLSLLMFVAGLLALRVLPISEYPEVVPPSVVVRAQYPGANPKVIAETVATPLEEAINGVEGMLYMGSQATTDGLMTLTVTFRLGTDPDKAQQLVQNRVSQAEPRLPEEVRRLGVTTVKSSPDLTMVVHLLSPNGRYDMTYLRNYALLNVKDRLARVDGVGQVQLFGSGDYSMRIWLDPQKVAARGLSAGDVVRAIREQNVQAAAGVIGASPGLPGVDLQLSVNARGRLQSEEEFGDIIVRTGEDGAVTRLRDLGRIELGAADYALRSLLDNKDAVAIPVFQAPGSNAIEISDRVRETMQDLKQHMPEGVEYEIVYDTTQFVRASIEAVVKTLLEAVALVVLVVILFLQTWRASIIPLLAVPVSIVGTFAVMHLFGFSINALSLFGLVLAIGIVVDDAIVVVENVERNIEAGLSPREATYRAMREVSGPIIAIALVLIAVFVPLAFISGLSGQFYKQFALTIAMSTVISAINSLTLSPALSALLLKGHDAPKDALTRGMDKVFGRFFTAFNRTFRRGAEAYGGGVRGAIGRKAVMMAVYLALVGLTFGLFKAVPDGFVPAQDKQYLIGFAQLPDGATLDRTEEVIRRMGDIALQQPGVEHAVAFPGLSINGFTNSSNSGIVFVPLKPFDERKGEALSAGAIAMALNKKFGSIEDAFVVMFPPPPVQGLGTTGGFKLQLEDRASLGYEALDAATKAFLAKASKAPELAGLFSSYQVNVPQLYADIDRTRARQLGIPVTDVFDTMQIYLGSLYVNDFNRFGRTYSVRVQADAPFRARAEDIGLLKVRAPGGEMVPLSSLMNIQSTFGPERAMRYNGFLSADISGGPAPGYSSGQAKAAVERIAAETLPSGIGFEWTELTYQEILAGNSAVWVFPLAILLVFLVLAAQYESLTLPLAIILIVPMGILAAMTGVWLSDGDNNVFTQIGLIVLVGLSAKNAILIVEFARELEFAGRTPVQAAIEASRLRLRPILMTSLAFVMGVLPLVLSTGAGAEMRSAMGVAVFAGMIGVTAFGLFLTPVFYVLLRRLAGNRALKLHGEIPHLEAFAGSPAAGGAATAPGLAAPRSHHE from the coding sequence TCGCCGGCGTGCTGTCCTTGCTGATGTTCGTCGCCGGCCTGCTCGCGCTGCGCGTGCTTCCGATCTCGGAGTATCCCGAGGTCGTGCCGCCGTCGGTGGTGGTCCGCGCGCAATACCCCGGCGCCAACCCGAAGGTGATCGCCGAGACGGTCGCGACACCGCTGGAAGAGGCGATCAACGGCGTCGAAGGCATGCTCTACATGGGCAGCCAGGCGACGACCGACGGTTTGATGACGCTGACCGTCACCTTCCGCCTCGGTACCGACCCCGACAAGGCGCAGCAGCTCGTGCAGAACCGCGTCTCGCAGGCCGAGCCGCGCCTGCCGGAGGAGGTGCGCCGGCTCGGCGTGACGACCGTCAAGAGTTCGCCCGACCTGACGATGGTCGTGCATCTGCTGTCGCCGAACGGCCGCTACGACATGACCTACCTGCGCAACTACGCGCTGCTCAACGTCAAGGATCGGCTCGCACGTGTCGACGGCGTCGGCCAGGTGCAGCTTTTCGGCTCGGGTGACTACTCGATGCGGATCTGGCTGGATCCGCAGAAAGTCGCGGCGCGCGGCTTGTCGGCAGGCGACGTCGTGCGCGCGATCCGCGAGCAGAACGTGCAGGCCGCAGCCGGCGTCATCGGAGCATCCCCGGGCCTGCCGGGCGTGGACTTGCAGCTGTCGGTGAACGCTCGCGGCCGCCTGCAGAGCGAGGAGGAGTTCGGTGACATCATCGTGCGCACCGGCGAAGACGGTGCGGTGACTCGCCTGCGCGATCTCGGCCGCATCGAGCTGGGCGCCGCCGACTACGCGCTGCGCTCGCTGCTCGACAACAAGGACGCGGTCGCGATTCCGGTGTTCCAGGCACCGGGGTCGAATGCGATCGAGATCTCGGACCGCGTTCGCGAGACGATGCAGGATCTGAAGCAGCACATGCCTGAAGGCGTCGAGTACGAGATCGTCTACGACACGACCCAGTTCGTGCGCGCGTCGATCGAAGCGGTCGTGAAGACGCTGCTCGAAGCGGTCGCGCTGGTCGTGCTCGTGGTGATCCTGTTCCTGCAGACCTGGCGCGCGTCGATCATTCCTTTGCTCGCCGTGCCGGTGTCGATCGTCGGCACTTTCGCGGTGATGCATCTCTTCGGCTTCTCGATCAACGCCCTCTCCCTCTTCGGGCTGGTGCTGGCGATCGGCATCGTCGTCGATGACGCGATCGTCGTCGTCGAGAACGTCGAGCGCAACATCGAGGCGGGGTTGTCGCCACGCGAAGCGACCTACCGGGCGATGCGGGAAGTCTCCGGTCCGATCATCGCGATCGCGCTGGTGCTGATCGCGGTGTTCGTGCCGCTCGCCTTCATCAGCGGCCTCTCGGGCCAGTTCTACAAGCAGTTCGCGCTGACGATCGCGATGTCGACGGTGATCTCGGCGATCAACTCGCTGACGCTGTCGCCGGCGCTGTCCGCGCTGCTGCTGAAGGGCCACGACGCGCCGAAGGATGCGCTGACGCGGGGCATGGACAAGGTCTTCGGGCGCTTCTTCACCGCCTTCAACCGGACTTTTCGCCGCGGCGCGGAAGCCTACGGCGGCGGTGTGCGTGGCGCGATCGGCCGCAAGGCGGTGATGATGGCCGTCTATCTCGCGCTCGTCGGCCTGACGTTCGGGCTCTTCAAGGCGGTGCCCGACGGCTTCGTGCCGGCGCAGGACAAGCAGTACCTGATCGGCTTTGCGCAGCTTCCGGACGGCGCGACGCTCGACCGCACGGAGGAGGTCATCCGTCGCATGGGCGACATCGCGCTGCAGCAGCCCGGCGTCGAGCACGCGGTGGCCTTCCCCGGCCTGTCGATCAACGGCTTCACCAACAGCTCGAACTCGGGGATCGTGTTCGTGCCGCTGAAGCCCTTCGACGAGCGCAAGGGCGAGGCGCTGAGCGCGGGCGCGATCGCGATGGCGCTGAACAAGAAGTTCGGCAGCATCGAGGACGCCTTCGTCGTGATGTTCCCGCCGCCGCCCGTGCAGGGCCTCGGGACGACGGGCGGCTTCAAGCTGCAGCTCGAAGACCGCGCGTCGCTCGGCTACGAGGCGCTGGACGCCGCGACCAAGGCCTTCCTCGCGAAGGCGTCGAAGGCGCCCGAGCTCGCGGGGCTGTTCTCCAGCTACCAGGTGAACGTGCCGCAGCTCTATGCCGACATCGACCGCACCCGCGCGCGTCAGCTCGGTATCCCGGTGACCGACGTGTTCGACACGATGCAGATCTACCTCGGAAGCCTGTACGTGAACGACTTCAACCGCTTCGGCCGGACCTACTCGGTTCGCGTGCAGGCGGATGCGCCGTTCCGTGCCCGCGCCGAGGACATCGGCCTGCTGAAAGTGCGCGCGCCGGGCGGGGAGATGGTGCCGCTGTCGTCGCTGATGAACATCCAGTCGACCTTCGGTCCGGAACGCGCGATGCGCTACAACGGTTTCCTGTCGGCCGATATCAGCGGCGGGCCGGCCCCGGGCTACTCGTCGGGACAGGCCAAGGCGGCGGTCGAGCGTATCGCGGCGGAGACCCTGCCATCAGGCATCGGCTTTGAATGGACCGAACTGACTTATCAGGAAATCCTCGCCGGCAATTCCGCGGTGTGGGTGTTTCCGCTCGCGATCCTGCTGGTGTTCCTCGTGCTCGCCGCGCAGTACGAAAGCCTGACTTTGCCGCTCGCGATCATCCTGATCGTGCCGATGGGGATCCTCGCGGCGATGACGGGCGTGTGGCTCTCCGACGGCGACAATAACGTGTTCACGCAGATCGGGCTGATCGTGCTGGTCGGGCTGTCGGCGAAGAACGCGATCCTGATCGTCGAGTTCGCCCGCGAGCTGGAATTCGCCGGCCGCACGCCGGTGCAGGCGGCGATCGAGGCGAGCCGGCTGCGGCTGCGCCCGATCCTGATGACCTCGCTGGCCTTCGTGATGGGCGTGCTGCCGTTGGTGCTCTCGACCGGCGCCGGCGCCGAGATGCGCAGCGCGATGGGCGTCGCGGTGTTCGCCGGGATGATCGGCGTGACGGCCTTCGGCCTCTTCCTGACGCCCGTGTTCTACGTGCTGCTGCGGCGGCTCGCCGGCAATCGCGCCCTGAAGCTGCACGGCGAGATTCCGCACCTCGAAGCCTTCGCGGGCTCGCCGGCAGCCGGCGGCGCCGCGACTGCCCCAGGCTTGGCCGCACCGCGCTCGCACCACGAATAA
- a CDS encoding FAD-dependent oxidoreductase: MAFIDHNRPRNLRMSTKRIVVLGAGPAGVAVAIGLRRAGEEVLLVGEPRRFAAVEGVSARVLGALHKAGFARAVRCFAPPSQRCVTWDGTHSRANWESLVDRQAFDRAALEDARSAGVRVVTGRIVSCVSAVNGHHVEVDHDGRRTTFAADFIVEARGRAAPGQGSARVRGAETVSLLQYWVGPPATAGSAVESCADGWVWMAALADGRRYLQLTLDVATAALPPKRELGAFCRARFDTLETARPFLDGAVPVGEPHARTSTPVLQEEVVGDDWIRVGDAAMAVDPLSGNGIFQALSSALQAPAVISTLLHDPHRAALARRFHQERIENLFFHFARIGRDFHAQESRWPEEPFWRTRRAWPDAQPIHRDTSAADLQVMRRPVVSDGRIVEDEVVVTPDQPLGIWHVDGVRLAPLVRALHACGSQTSAEEVLRAELGGDATRAARVAAWMREQGWLAGEPQEIP, translated from the coding sequence TTGGCGTTCATCGACCACAACCGCCCGAGAAACCTGAGGATGAGCACTAAGCGGATCGTCGTGCTAGGCGCCGGCCCGGCCGGAGTCGCGGTTGCCATCGGCTTGAGGCGTGCGGGGGAGGAGGTGCTGCTGGTTGGCGAGCCGCGCCGCTTTGCCGCGGTGGAGGGGGTCTCCGCACGGGTGCTTGGGGCCCTGCACAAGGCCGGCTTCGCCCGGGCCGTGCGGTGCTTCGCTCCGCCATCGCAGCGCTGCGTGACGTGGGACGGTACGCACTCTCGTGCCAATTGGGAGAGTCTCGTCGACCGCCAGGCCTTCGACCGGGCCGCGCTCGAGGACGCCCGCAGCGCGGGTGTGCGCGTGGTGACCGGCCGGATCGTGTCGTGCGTGTCCGCCGTGAACGGGCATCACGTGGAGGTCGATCACGACGGCAGGCGGACGACCTTCGCGGCGGATTTCATCGTCGAGGCGCGGGGCCGTGCCGCACCGGGGCAAGGGAGCGCGCGCGTGCGCGGTGCGGAGACGGTGTCCCTGCTGCAGTACTGGGTCGGTCCGCCCGCGACCGCCGGTTCGGCGGTGGAGAGCTGCGCCGACGGCTGGGTGTGGATGGCCGCGCTGGCGGACGGTCGGCGTTATCTCCAACTGACGCTGGACGTTGCGACTGCGGCGCTGCCGCCGAAGCGGGAACTTGGTGCGTTCTGCCGTGCCCGGTTCGATACGCTGGAAACCGCGCGTCCATTTCTGGATGGTGCCGTGCCGGTCGGCGAGCCGCATGCGCGGACCAGCACGCCCGTACTGCAGGAAGAGGTGGTCGGAGACGACTGGATCCGGGTCGGCGATGCGGCGATGGCGGTCGATCCCTTGTCCGGGAACGGGATCTTCCAGGCGCTTTCCTCGGCCTTGCAGGCCCCGGCCGTGATCAGCACCCTGCTGCACGATCCCCATCGTGCTGCTCTGGCGCGGCGTTTCCACCAGGAGCGGATCGAAAACCTGTTCTTCCATTTCGCGCGCATCGGCCGTGATTTCCATGCGCAGGAATCGCGTTGGCCGGAAGAGCCGTTCTGGCGCACGCGCCGCGCGTGGCCCGATGCGCAGCCGATCCATCGCGACACTTCCGCCGCCGACTTGCAGGTGATGCGCCGGCCCGTCGTATCCGACGGCCGGATTGTCGAGGACGAAGTGGTCGTCACGCCCGACCAGCCTCTCGGCATCTGGCATGTCGATGGCGTGAGGCTGGCGCCGCTGGTGCGGGCCTTGCACGCGTGCGGGTCGCAGACGAGCGCCGAGGAGGTGCTGCGCGCCGAACTCGGCGGTGATGCCACGCGTGCAGCGCGGGTGGCGGCGTGGATGCGGGAGCAGGGCTGGCTGGCGGGGGAGCCACAAGAGATTCCGTAG